One Ignavibacterium album JCM 16511 genomic region harbors:
- a CDS encoding patatin-like phospholipase family protein codes for MEIGIAFGSGGSRGIAHILMVEALEELGLKASVVSGSSIGAIGAAFYAAGIDSKEMREILDELVNPKSDSIFDFLLRSDVIKLLTMFDPQIIKSGLIKGEKFLKFLSERIPARTFKELKIPCYITATDFWSKKEIVFDSGELIPAVKASYSIPGLFTPVEYQGKVLIDGGAVNPLPYDLIKNKCDLTIAIDVTASNNVDNKEMPATLDSVFSTFQIMQISIIREKLKHTKPDIYIKPQIKDIRLFDFAKTDLIFAQALKAKEKLKRELENHLNRKKN; via the coding sequence ATGGAAATAGGAATTGCTTTCGGTTCTGGCGGTTCAAGAGGGATAGCTCATATATTAATGGTCGAAGCACTTGAAGAACTTGGATTGAAAGCATCTGTTGTTTCTGGTTCAAGTATTGGCGCAATTGGAGCTGCGTTTTATGCAGCCGGAATTGATTCGAAAGAGATGAGAGAAATTCTGGATGAATTAGTCAATCCTAAATCAGATAGTATATTTGATTTTCTGCTCAGATCAGATGTTATCAAACTTCTTACAATGTTTGACCCGCAGATAATTAAATCAGGTTTAATCAAAGGCGAAAAATTTCTGAAGTTTCTTTCGGAAAGAATACCTGCAAGAACTTTTAAAGAATTAAAAATTCCTTGTTATATAACCGCAACTGATTTCTGGTCGAAGAAAGAAATTGTTTTTGATTCAGGTGAATTAATTCCTGCAGTTAAAGCAAGCTATTCAATTCCGGGTTTATTTACTCCAGTTGAATATCAAGGAAAAGTTTTAATTGATGGCGGAGCAGTAAATCCATTACCTTATGATTTGATTAAGAATAAGTGCGATTTAACTATTGCAATTGATGTAACGGCATCAAATAATGTTGATAATAAAGAAATGCCTGCTACACTTGATTCGGTTTTCAGCACTTTCCAGATAATGCAGATTTCAATCATTAGAGAAAAATTAAAACACACCAAACCAGATATTTATATTAAGCCCCAGATAAAAGATATCAGGTTGTTCGATTTCGCAAAAACTGACCTGATATTTGCTCAAGCGCTGAAAGCAAAAGAAAAGTTAAAAAGAGAATTGGAAAATCATTTAAATAGAAAAAAGAATTGA
- a CDS encoding T9SS type A sorting domain-containing protein — protein sequence MKTNFIIVIVFFSVIVFAFKVQYPTGIVGLTEKDGAMGCICHNFEKSDSVFVWIEGPDSLVLGASAEYKLYLSGGPAVEGGFNIAALIGKVYSIDSLTQRMEYVQGDTQLTHTQPLNFVGDTIYWRFVYQAPDSVTTDTLYSVGNSVNGDGIPTDADHWNFGRKFVITIYDAPILVDENILAVNDFILYQNYPNPFNPSTTISWKSNKAGRNVIKLYDINGNEIETLIDGFHEAGNHSIVYQANSSLTSGIYFLRLISGNQSQTKKIVLMK from the coding sequence ATGAAAACAAATTTCATCATAGTAATTGTTTTCTTTTCTGTAATAGTTTTTGCATTCAAAGTGCAATATCCAACAGGAATTGTTGGATTGACAGAAAAAGATGGAGCGATGGGCTGTATCTGTCATAATTTTGAAAAGTCGGACTCAGTTTTTGTTTGGATTGAAGGTCCCGATTCATTAGTACTGGGAGCTTCTGCTGAATATAAACTTTATCTTTCAGGTGGACCTGCAGTTGAAGGCGGTTTCAATATTGCTGCACTGATTGGCAAAGTTTATTCCATTGATTCTTTAACTCAGAGAATGGAGTATGTACAAGGTGACACACAACTTACTCATACACAGCCATTGAATTTTGTCGGAGATACAATTTATTGGCGATTCGTTTATCAGGCACCGGACTCTGTAACTACTGATACATTGTACTCCGTTGGAAACAGTGTTAACGGAGATGGAATTCCAACTGACGCCGATCATTGGAATTTCGGAAGAAAGTTTGTAATTACAATCTATGATGCACCGATTTTAGTTGATGAAAATATTCTTGCTGTGAATGATTTTATTCTTTACCAGAATTATCCTAATCCATTTAATCCGTCAACCACAATTAGCTGGAAATCAAACAAAGCAGGAAGAAATGTTATTAAACTTTATGATATAAATGGAAATGAAATTGAAACATTGATTGATGGATTCCACGAAGCTGGTAATCATTCAATTGTTTATCAGGCGAACTCTTCTTTGACGAGTGGAATTTATTTTCTGAGATTAATTAGTGGTAATCAAAGTCAGACAAAGAAAATTGTTTTGATGAAGTAA
- a CDS encoding phosphoenolpyruvate carboxykinase: MQLKDKILIELQQLGLKNIREVFYNYVTPALYEQVIRRREGLLAHLGPLVVRTGYHTGRSPNDKFIVKENSSDKNVWWGKVNKSMAEDCFERLFLKMKAYIQGKDLYVEDCYVSADPKYRVGVRVITENAWHALFARNMFRRYKDEDELANHRTDFTILHMPNFHADKEVDCTNSEVFIVIHFGKKLILIGGTSYAGEIKKSIFTTMNYLMPLQNVMSMHCSANVGKEGDVALFFGLSGTGKTTLSADPNRPLIGDDEHGWSDEGVFNYEGGCYAKVIRLSPEAEPDIYECTRKFGTILENVQINAHTRRVDLDDDTFTENTRAAYPITHLNNIVEDGMGGHPKNIIMLTADAFGVLPPISKLSIDQAMYHFISGYTAKVAGTEKGVTEPKATFSTCFGAPFMVHHPSVYAKLLGEKIKKHNVNCWLVNTGWTGGPYGVGSRMKIQYTRKMLTAALEGKLDNVEYEKEPFFNLMIPKECPGVPEEVLNPRNTWANKDAYDEQAKKLANMFIENFKEYESAADESIKNAGPNKF, translated from the coding sequence ATGCAGCTCAAAGACAAAATTTTAATAGAATTACAACAACTCGGATTAAAAAACATCAGGGAAGTTTTTTACAATTATGTAACTCCTGCTCTTTATGAACAGGTTATAAGAAGAAGAGAAGGTTTACTTGCACATTTAGGTCCTCTTGTAGTAAGAACCGGTTATCACACAGGCCGAAGCCCAAATGATAAATTTATTGTTAAAGAAAACAGCAGTGATAAAAATGTTTGGTGGGGAAAAGTTAACAAATCAATGGCTGAAGATTGTTTCGAAAGATTATTCCTTAAAATGAAAGCTTACATTCAGGGAAAAGACTTATATGTTGAAGATTGTTATGTGAGCGCTGACCCAAAATACAGAGTTGGTGTTCGTGTAATTACCGAAAATGCCTGGCATGCTCTTTTCGCACGGAATATGTTCCGCAGATATAAAGATGAAGATGAATTAGCAAATCATAGAACTGATTTTACGATTCTTCATATGCCTAACTTCCATGCTGATAAAGAAGTTGATTGCACAAACTCTGAGGTGTTTATCGTTATTCATTTTGGGAAAAAATTAATTCTGATTGGCGGAACAAGTTATGCCGGTGAAATTAAGAAATCTATTTTCACAACCATGAATTATCTGATGCCGCTTCAGAATGTGATGTCAATGCATTGTTCAGCAAATGTCGGAAAAGAAGGCGATGTTGCTCTCTTCTTCGGATTAAGTGGCACAGGGAAAACAACACTTTCCGCAGATCCAAACAGACCACTGATTGGAGATGATGAACATGGCTGGAGTGATGAAGGAGTATTCAACTATGAAGGTGGTTGTTATGCAAAAGTTATAAGACTTTCACCTGAAGCAGAACCGGATATTTATGAATGTACGAGAAAGTTCGGGACAATTCTTGAGAATGTACAAATCAACGCTCATACAAGACGAGTTGATCTTGATGATGATACTTTCACTGAAAACACTAGAGCTGCTTATCCGATTACTCATCTCAATAATATAGTTGAAGATGGAATGGGTGGTCATCCCAAAAATATTATAATGTTAACTGCAGATGCGTTTGGAGTTCTTCCACCGATTTCAAAATTATCAATTGATCAGGCAATGTATCACTTCATTTCTGGCTACACTGCAAAAGTTGCCGGAACAGAAAAAGGTGTCACTGAGCCGAAAGCAACTTTCTCAACTTGTTTCGGTGCTCCGTTTATGGTTCATCATCCTAGTGTGTATGCAAAATTATTGGGTGAAAAAATTAAAAAGCACAATGTAAACTGCTGGCTTGTTAATACAGGTTGGACAGGTGGACCTTATGGTGTTGGTAGCAGAATGAAAATTCAGTACACACGTAAAATGCTTACTGCTGCGCTGGAAGGAAAGTTAGATAATGTTGAATATGAAAAAGAACCTTTCTTCAATCTAATGATTCCAAAAGAATGTCCCGGCGTTCCTGAAGAAGTTCTGAATCCAAGAAATACCTGGGCAAATAAAGATGCTTATGATGAACAAGCAAAAAAACTTGCAAATATGTTTATAGAAAATTTCAAAGAATATGAATCAGCAGCAGATGAATCAATAAAAAACGCAGGACCAAATAAATTCTAG
- the acs gene encoding acetate--CoA ligase encodes MAEKKLSGEVYYPSKEVLEYANAKCESLYEFASKDPVAFWESEAKNLYWSKPWTKVLDDSNKPFYKWFVGAETNIAYNCLDVHVKTARRNKLALIWEGENGEFRSFSYFALHRETCRFANVLRSLGVKKGDRVTLYMGRIPELMIGMLACARIGAIHSVVYGGFSVEALHERLEDSQSKVLIVADGSFQRGKIVELKKIADEALQRAATVESVLVVKRTGHQINMEFGRDMWYHELMNLPIANNNECLEMVDAEHPLFLLYTSGTTGKPKAILHTHGGYMVGTYTTLKYVFDIHEEDRYWCAADPGWITGHSYIVYGPLLNGATSFMYEGAPNYPYPHRWWQMIEKYGINILYTAPTAIRGLMRFGDAWPNRYNLASLRLLGSVGEPINPEAWRWYYKVIGKERCPIMDTWWQTETGMFMITPMPCTPLKPGSGTKPFPGIVADVVDENGNPVKPNEEGYLVIKTPWPSMLRTIWNDPDRYVNQYWSKYPGMYMTGDSARKDEDGYFWVIGRVDDVIKVSGYRLGTAEIESALVSHPAVAEAAAIGLPHELKGNAIHCFVLLKTGYEKSDKLVDELKQHVAHEVGPIAKPEHIEIVDSLPKTRSGKIMRRVLKARALGIDPGNLSTLEE; translated from the coding sequence ATGGCAGAAAAAAAATTATCCGGTGAAGTTTACTATCCCTCAAAAGAAGTACTCGAATATGCCAATGCCAAATGTGAAAGTCTCTATGAATTCGCTTCAAAAGATCCTGTGGCTTTTTGGGAAAGTGAAGCAAAAAATCTTTATTGGAGTAAACCGTGGACAAAAGTTCTGGATGATTCAAATAAACCATTTTATAAATGGTTTGTTGGTGCTGAAACTAATATTGCATATAACTGCCTTGATGTTCATGTTAAAACCGCAAGACGAAATAAACTTGCATTGATTTGGGAAGGTGAAAATGGTGAATTCAGATCTTTTTCATATTTTGCCCTTCACAGAGAGACTTGCCGATTTGCTAATGTACTTAGAAGTCTTGGTGTGAAAAAAGGTGACAGAGTAACACTGTATATGGGAAGAATTCCCGAACTGATGATTGGTATGCTTGCATGCGCCAGAATCGGAGCCATTCACTCTGTTGTGTATGGTGGCTTTTCTGTTGAAGCTTTGCATGAAAGACTTGAAGATAGCCAATCAAAAGTTTTAATTGTTGCAGATGGTTCTTTTCAAAGAGGAAAAATAGTTGAACTTAAAAAAATAGCTGATGAAGCATTACAAAGAGCAGCCACTGTTGAGAGTGTTTTGGTAGTTAAAAGAACCGGTCATCAGATCAATATGGAATTTGGAAGAGATATGTGGTATCATGAATTAATGAATCTTCCGATTGCCAACAATAATGAATGTCTTGAAATGGTTGATGCCGAACATCCATTATTTTTATTATACACTTCCGGTACAACCGGTAAACCAAAGGCAATACTTCACACACACGGTGGTTATATGGTTGGAACTTACACTACCTTGAAGTATGTGTTTGACATTCACGAAGAAGACAGATATTGGTGTGCCGCTGATCCTGGCTGGATTACCGGACATAGTTATATTGTTTATGGTCCGTTATTAAATGGAGCAACATCTTTTATGTATGAAGGAGCTCCTAATTATCCTTATCCTCATCGTTGGTGGCAGATGATTGAAAAATATGGAATAAACATTCTATACACAGCACCAACAGCAATCAGAGGTTTGATGAGGTTCGGAGATGCCTGGCCTAACAGATATAATCTGGCTTCACTAAGACTTCTTGGAAGTGTTGGAGAACCAATTAATCCCGAAGCCTGGAGATGGTACTACAAAGTTATAGGAAAAGAAAGATGTCCGATTATGGACACCTGGTGGCAGACTGAAACAGGAATGTTTATGATTACTCCGATGCCCTGTACTCCATTAAAACCCGGTTCGGGGACAAAACCTTTTCCCGGAATTGTTGCAGATGTTGTTGATGAAAATGGAAACCCTGTTAAACCAAACGAAGAAGGATATCTTGTTATTAAAACTCCATGGCCTTCAATGTTAAGAACTATTTGGAATGATCCGGATAGATATGTTAATCAATATTGGAGTAAATATCCCGGAATGTATATGACTGGTGACTCCGCAAGAAAAGATGAAGACGGATACTTTTGGGTAATCGGAAGAGTAGATGATGTAATAAAAGTTTCCGGTTACAGATTGGGTACTGCTGAAATTGAAAGCGCTTTAGTAAGTCATCCCGCAGTTGCAGAAGCTGCAGCTATTGGTCTTCCGCACGAATTAAAAGGTAATGCAATTCATTGCTTCGTTTTATTGAAGACAGGATATGAAAAATCTGATAAACTTGTTGATGAATTAAAGCAACATGTTGCTCACGAAGTAGGACCAATTGCAAAACCGGAACATATTGAAATTGTTGATTCTCTGCCGAAGACCAGAAGTGGAAAAATTATGCGAAGAGTTTTAAAAGCCAGAGCATTAGGAATTGATCCGGGCAATCTGAGCACTTTGGAAGAATAA
- a CDS encoding transposase encodes MSKFKNKFRIESARLSEYDYTTPNWYYVTINTKNHIKYFGEVVDNKMIFSEIGKVVSKYWQDIPIHFSISELDYYVIMPNHIHGIIIINEINSLENKNLNEINSRIFAKPIKNSLSIIVNHFKGAVKRWCNKNGFEDFHWQPRFYDRIIRNEKELFRIRKYIEFNPLKWDIEKNQNENLDF; translated from the coding sequence ATGTCTAAATTCAAAAATAAATTTAGAATCGAATCAGCAAGATTATCTGAATATGATTATACAACTCCTAATTGGTATTATGTTACGATAAATACAAAAAATCATATTAAATATTTTGGGGAAGTTGTTGATAATAAAATGATTTTTAGTGAGATCGGAAAAGTCGTTTCGAAATATTGGCAAGATATACCTATTCATTTCTCAATATCTGAGCTTGATTATTATGTGATAATGCCAAATCATATTCATGGGATTATAATAATCAATGAAATCAATTCATTAGAGAATAAAAACTTAAATGAAATTAATTCGAGAATATTTGCTAAGCCGATTAAAAATTCTTTATCCATAATTGTAAATCATTTTAAGGGAGCAGTAAAAAGATGGTGTAATAAAAATGGATTTGAAGACTTTCATTGGCAACCAAGATTTTATGACAGAATTATCCGTAATGAAAAAGAGTTATTCAGAATAAGGAAATACATTGAGTTTAATCCATTGAAATGGGATATAGAAAAAAATCAAAATGAGAATTTGGATTTTTAG
- the bshB1 gene encoding bacillithiol biosynthesis deacetylase BshB1, translating into MHLDVLVFSAHPDDAELSMGGTVALLSKNNIKVGLIDLTKGEMGTRGTAETRQREAFNAAITLKAAMRENLEIPDGNIQLNKENLFKVIISIRKYRPSIVFAPYFNDRHPDHIDVSHLIKRAVFYSGLSKIKTFDREVPQQHFRPEKLYYFMQTYTFEPTFIVDISETFEQKMKAIACYETQFHNPKSTEPETFISRPEFINYIRSRAEFYGFQINKKYGEPFFCEEKLELNLLNFFVKNH; encoded by the coding sequence ATGCATCTTGATGTACTCGTTTTTTCCGCACACCCGGACGATGCAGAACTTTCAATGGGTGGAACTGTTGCACTTCTTTCAAAAAATAATATCAAAGTCGGTTTAATTGATTTAACCAAGGGTGAAATGGGTACAAGAGGAACCGCAGAGACAAGACAGCGTGAAGCGTTTAATGCAGCCATAACATTAAAAGCTGCAATGCGGGAAAATCTTGAAATCCCTGATGGAAATATTCAATTAAATAAAGAAAATCTTTTTAAAGTAATTATTTCAATCCGGAAATATCGTCCGTCAATAGTTTTTGCTCCATATTTTAATGACAGACATCCTGATCATATAGATGTAAGTCATTTGATTAAACGAGCCGTATTTTATTCCGGCCTTTCAAAAATAAAAACATTCGACAGGGAAGTTCCACAACAACATTTCAGACCGGAGAAGCTTTATTACTTTATGCAGACTTATACTTTTGAACCAACTTTTATTGTTGATATTTCTGAAACTTTTGAACAAAAGATGAAAGCTATTGCTTGTTACGAAACTCAATTTCACAATCCTAAAAGTACTGAACCCGAAACTTTTATTAGCAGACCTGAATTTATAAACTACATTCGTTCCCGTGCCGAGTTTTATGGTTTTCAGATTAATAAAAAATATGGGGAGCCATTTTTCTGTGAGGAAAAGTTAGAACTTAATTTGTTAAATTTTTTTGTTAAAAATCACTGA
- a CDS encoding T9SS type A sorting domain-containing protein codes for MKNFSILVLFFVLLSSFLFAQSYQWQLKQSGSSLGGPIDVEKFNTNNVYYGSGNKIYRSTDRGETFTQMGTNIPGASSVKSVTLKDDAPGTMVVAVESSPNDKIYKTTDYGQTWTLTNDEGQMSYFGIPVTQDPSHPDTLFTMIGVNFKMSTDFGSTWTTISSNFGPSNAPCDIEVFPDTNIILIGDNGTGIFRSTNYGLSWTQVFSTSGEIPTIAVDFTNPGIAWATKWGGGGGFLKSTDYGLTWVAQPSFAGVNMWGVHTNPNDGNEVFAGCYSCGSTWRTKNGGSTWLQIPISSSHYQVYITDSMSVYAAQSSGLYKLTSPFFIPVELESFIAHVIENKVYLEWITATELNNSGFEIQHSTDNQSYNKVAFVPGFGTTTEKHNYSYTVENLTKGIHYFRLKQIDYDGTETLTNAVEISIENYFIKDFSLEQNYPNPFNPVTNIKYAIPSGQLVQLKVFDLLGNEVATLVNQYQDAGSYQVKFESDKYNLPSGIYIYKLQTGDFISTRKLSLIK; via the coding sequence ATGAAAAATTTTTCAATTCTTGTATTGTTTTTTGTTCTTCTGAGTTCTTTTTTATTTGCTCAATCATATCAATGGCAACTTAAACAATCAGGCAGCAGTCTTGGTGGACCAATTGATGTTGAGAAGTTTAATACCAATAATGTTTATTATGGTAGTGGAAATAAAATTTACAGAAGTACAGACAGAGGTGAAACTTTTACTCAGATGGGAACAAATATTCCGGGAGCTTCATCAGTAAAATCTGTTACACTTAAAGATGATGCACCGGGAACAATGGTCGTTGCTGTTGAATCTTCTCCTAATGACAAAATTTATAAAACTACAGACTATGGACAAACCTGGACTCTTACCAATGATGAAGGACAGATGTCATACTTTGGTATTCCTGTTACTCAAGATCCTTCGCATCCGGATACATTATTCACAATGATTGGTGTAAACTTCAAAATGTCAACTGATTTCGGAAGCACCTGGACAACTATTTCATCTAATTTTGGTCCTTCAAATGCTCCTTGCGATATAGAAGTCTTTCCTGATACAAATATTATTCTTATCGGAGATAATGGTACCGGAATCTTTCGAAGTACTAATTATGGTTTAAGCTGGACACAGGTTTTTAGTACAAGTGGAGAAATTCCAACGATAGCAGTGGACTTTACAAATCCCGGAATTGCCTGGGCAACCAAATGGGGTGGCGGAGGTGGCTTCCTGAAATCAACGGATTATGGACTAACATGGGTCGCTCAACCTTCATTCGCCGGTGTAAATATGTGGGGAGTTCATACAAATCCAAATGATGGCAATGAAGTTTTCGCCGGTTGTTATTCTTGTGGTTCAACCTGGAGAACAAAGAACGGCGGTTCAACCTGGCTGCAGATTCCAATATCTTCTTCTCATTATCAGGTTTACATCACTGATTCGATGTCTGTTTATGCAGCACAATCAAGTGGTTTATATAAATTGACTTCTCCATTTTTTATTCCCGTTGAACTTGAGAGCTTTATCGCACATGTAATTGAGAATAAAGTTTATCTTGAATGGATAACTGCAACCGAGTTAAATAATTCCGGATTTGAAATTCAACACAGCACCGATAATCAGTCTTACAATAAAGTTGCTTTTGTTCCGGGATTTGGTACAACTACTGAAAAACATAATTATTCTTATACTGTTGAAAATTTAACCAAAGGGATTCATTATTTCAGATTAAAACAAATAGATTATGATGGAACTGAAACTCTTACGAACGCAGTTGAGATATCAATTGAAAATTATTTTATTAAAGATTTTTCATTAGAACAGAACTATCCAAATCCATTCAATCCAGTTACAAATATTAAATATGCAATACCATCCGGTCAATTAGTCCAGCTGAAAGTATTTGATTTACTTGGAAATGAAGTAGCAACTTTAGTTAATCAGTATCAGGATGCAGGAAGTTACCAGGTTAAATTTGAATCGGATAAATACAATCTGCCAAGCGGAATTTACATATATAAACTTCAGACAGGTGATTTTATTTCAACAAGAAAATTATCGTTAATCAAATAG
- a CDS encoding DEAD/DEAH box helicase — MKTFEELGLEHSIVTAIKELGFENPMTVQEKVIPVLLEDKENDVIALAQTGTGKTAAYGLPIIQKVNTKKSYTQYLILSPTRELCLQIADDLSDFAKYKSDVKIAAVFGGSSIERQIQLVRSGAHIISATPGRLIDLLKRKVVDLSKVNTIILDEADEMLNMGFRDDLEEILKSTTDNKNTLLFSATMSSEIRSIANKFMFEPVEITIGKKNVGAENIKHICYTVNAKDRYLTLKRIVDYYPEIYGIIFCRTKRETQDVADLLLKDGYNAEALHGDLSQAQRETVMNKFRQRNIQLLIATDVAARGLDVDGLTHVINYNLPDELEIYTHRSGRTGRAGKTGTSIVITNLKEKSKLRTIENQTNKKFEHHKVPSGNEICARQLFHLVDRVEKVEVDDSKIQSFLPEIMKKLDWCDREELIKKFVSVEFNRFLSYYSNLRDIETPIESIKYKSGNSSNFNFKRFFINLGQLDELKPKTLIDMINDFTGINNIEIGEIEILKTFSFFEVDSEYADKILFAFKDKYSGKRKISVEVSEGRTKNRSKKFFRAKGGNSRKDYRRKSFQKSYSK; from the coding sequence ATGAAAACTTTCGAAGAGCTCGGATTAGAGCATAGTATAGTTACTGCTATAAAAGAACTGGGATTTGAAAATCCAATGACTGTTCAGGAAAAAGTTATTCCTGTTTTACTTGAGGATAAGGAAAATGATGTAATTGCTTTAGCTCAAACAGGCACCGGAAAAACTGCAGCTTACGGATTACCAATTATTCAGAAAGTAAATACTAAAAAATCATACACACAATATTTAATTCTTTCTCCCACTAGAGAGCTATGTCTTCAGATTGCAGATGATCTTTCCGATTTCGCTAAGTACAAAAGCGATGTAAAGATTGCTGCAGTATTTGGTGGTTCGAGTATTGAAAGGCAAATTCAACTTGTGAGAAGTGGTGCTCACATAATTTCTGCAACACCGGGACGCTTAATCGATTTACTGAAAAGGAAAGTTGTTGATCTTTCAAAAGTTAATACAATAATTCTTGATGAAGCAGATGAAATGTTGAATATGGGATTCAGAGATGATCTGGAAGAAATTCTCAAATCAACTACGGATAACAAAAACACTTTACTTTTTTCTGCAACAATGTCATCTGAAATTCGTTCAATTGCAAACAAATTTATGTTTGAGCCTGTTGAAATAACCATAGGAAAGAAAAATGTCGGTGCAGAAAACATCAAACATATATGTTATACAGTCAATGCAAAGGATCGTTATCTCACATTGAAAAGAATTGTTGATTATTATCCCGAGATTTATGGAATTATCTTTTGCCGAACTAAGCGCGAAACTCAGGATGTTGCTGATCTTTTATTGAAAGATGGTTACAATGCTGAAGCTTTGCACGGCGATTTATCTCAGGCACAAAGAGAAACTGTTATGAATAAATTCAGGCAAAGAAACATTCAGCTACTTATAGCAACTGATGTTGCAGCTCGCGGATTGGATGTTGATGGTTTAACGCATGTGATAAATTATAATTTGCCGGATGAACTGGAAATCTATACTCACAGAAGCGGCAGAACCGGAAGAGCAGGAAAAACAGGAACTTCAATTGTTATTACTAATCTGAAAGAAAAATCAAAACTTAGAACAATTGAAAATCAGACCAACAAAAAATTTGAACACCATAAAGTTCCATCAGGCAATGAAATTTGCGCACGACAGTTATTTCATCTTGTTGACAGAGTTGAAAAAGTGGAAGTTGATGATTCAAAGATTCAATCTTTTCTTCCTGAAATAATGAAAAAACTTGACTGGTGTGATAGGGAAGAGTTAATCAAAAAATTTGTTTCAGTCGAGTTCAACAGATTTCTGAGTTACTACAGCAATTTAAGGGATATTGAAACTCCCATTGAATCAATAAAATATAAATCGGGCAACTCATCAAATTTTAACTTTAAGAGATTTTTTATCAATTTAGGGCAACTTGATGAACTGAAACCTAAAACTCTTATCGATATGATAAATGATTTTACCGGAATAAATAATATTGAAATAGGTGAAATTGAGATTCTGAAAACATTTTCCTTTTTTGAAGTTGATTCAGAATATGCTGATAAAATTTTATTTGCATTTAAAGATAAATATTCTGGGAAAAGAAAAATTTCCGTTGAGGTTTCGGAAGGAAGAACTAAAAACCGAAGCAAAAAATTCTTCAGAGCAAAAGGAGGCAATTCTAGGAAAGATTACCGCAGAAAAAGTTTTCAGAAAAGCTATAGCAAATAA